TTCTGTTGTTATTGTCACCTTGAAACTTCTTATGTTTTGGTTGCACAATTAGAACAGTGTTTATGTCTCATGTAATAATGACTGGCAAGTTTCCAAAAGCAGCGGCCTGCAAAATCAATGGTTGTTAACATGTAAGCAAAAGAGCAGTGGTTCAGATGGGATAAACATATGTGGACTTCACAGCCAGCTTTTGTAACTTTCCACTGTGAAGTCCAGATAAGtgtgacaacgtcaacaaagcTCTGCTTTTTAATCAATACCTTCTATTGTTTTGATCGTTTCCCCCACTGCCCTTCTCTTCTTATTTAACGTGAACATATGTAACACAGAAACTATGGAGTAAACATAGTAAAGAATTACCAGGACCAGAATGGTCATGAAACAATTATACACATACAAATGGCAAGATTTTAAATAATCTCTACACACTTACATAAATCAGCTAACAGACTGATCTATGTAATATATTTAGCAGGAGAACATTCTTTGTGAGGaagttattgttattgtaaaaCCTGCACATCTTGCAGATCTACATTCACTGATGAAGCattaaaactgaaacaaaacatcCATGTCTCAAACTGAGTCTTATATAAGGGAAGACTATGATAGGTTTTAGAGCTGCAGCGACTAAAGGATTAattgtcaaatattaaattaatcaccaactattttgataatcgattaattgattttagtcatttcttgtgaaaaaaataaattaaaatactgtgaaggatcacaatgaataaaatgtattttatacaccTGCAATGACTTCAAGTATTttgataataatataacattaaGTCTGCAAGCtgcaattaatcgattagctgtctattaaattaatcgccaactattttaataatcgattaatcaatttgagtaattgtttttaagaagaaaaaaaaggaataaatctctgattccagcttcttaaatgtgaatatcttctggtttctttactcctctatgacagtaaactgaatatctttgagttgtggacaaaacaagacatttgaagacatcatcttgggctttgggaaacactgatcgacatttgtcaccattttctgacattttatagaccaaacatctaaccaattaatcaagaaaacaacAGATTAAACAACAATGAAAGTAATTGTTAGCTGTAGTTGTAAAATCTTGTTCTTACAGATGTGCATCCACAAGGAGTACTAGTTAAATTGAATATTATGTATCAtaccatttttttattttgtcatatatAGGAGGcaactttgatttcttttcatttggCACAGTTAATCTTTATAATTTTCCATATAGGTATCCTCTGATAGCCTAATGCAAAGCTATTGGGGGATgggtctgactgtgtgtgtgtgacgagaGGGGTTGTCTCAAAGAGGCTATATAAAATTAGACAAGTCCCAATGGGtatgtgtgacagagagagggagacgcacacaaagagaaaagaggttagagggggaggaggaagagagaaggcAAATAGTCAGAAAGAGACTTGTTTGTGTACTTTAGTGTGTTGACATGAGATGAAGCACCTCATAGATTCTTCAACGGAGTGTGAAGTTGATCTTTATTTTTAGCTAAATTAGAAACTCTAAAAACAAAAGGGAgtaaagaagaggagaagaagaagaagagatgaaggACTTTGTGCAGTCAGTAGAACTGGGGGTCTCTCAGCGGAAAAGACTCGACGTAACTCGACCCAGAGTTTGGCTGAGGAATGAATTTGTTCGTGTGGGACTTGCTGAATCTCTTTGCACATATGTCATGATGGTAAGAAAAGCTTGTTGAATTAATGTGTGATTTTTAAACTGCCAGCTCTTTATAGCCATCATTCTGGTGACAACTTCACTTTATATGagcttttctctgtgttttgacTTTGTGGCATGCTTATCTGTAACAACTATGTGCCATTAATTATTAATGCCATGTTCTTGACCCTGATAACATGCCCcctctgacaaacacacacacacccacgagCACATTTCAGTCACATGATGGGGGGTCGTGGGTGGGGATTGGTGGCTTCTAGAGGGTGAACCAGGAAATCTAGTGTTACCAGAGGAATGGTCAGGCGGCCGGCCACATGGAGTGGGCTGGTAATGTCACATGTTGTGAGTCAGCTGTTACAATAAACCTTATACTTGGAAGCCTGGAAAGCATTGCTGGGAATAAACTAAACTCACTCTTAACCTGAATACGCACGACTTTCGTATGAGGAACCACACGTTTCCTGTTTCCTGAATGAATGTTCTTCAGCgtcagctttttttttccactgagaGAGTTCATTTCAGTTCAGCTTCTTCCACCGTAAACATTTCAGAACAAAACACTCATTCACTCACACTCTGGCTGCCTGGCTGACACActaacttaaaggaccagtgtgtaacattcagggggatctactggcagaaatggaatataataataagtatgttttctttagtgtataatttatttttaccttagaatgagccgtttatgtctacatagggagctggtcctcttcacggaccggccgccatgtttctactgtagcccagaacggacaaacactgtgttaacttttcctgcttgggccgcagtcgataacgttactcgctccagagttaacctctgttggtcttgaggagctgcagcacaaactgcaacttccgcTGTACATTCACTTGTCTTCTGCTGACTTGTTCGCTCACATCATTcccacttcccacgtacacacacacactacacactggctctgctattttCTAAATTACCTACGCTACTCATACAACAACTGACTCCagaccaacacattctcactcgcAACTCGCCAAGtaccgctgcttggtcagtgccccttggcaTCGGAGACTGACGCACGCGGGGAATGAAATGTGAATTAAATGTCCATCATTCTTTTTGCTACATTACGTGGGCGGcagtggctcagaggtagagcaggtcgtccaccaatcggaaggtcgtcAATTTGATCCTCCAGTCACaagtcgaagtgtccttgagcaagaaacttaaccccaaattgctcctgaaggctgagtatgagtatttagattagatcctgatcggcaggttggcaccttacatggcagcctctgccattagtgtatgaatatgtgtgtgaatgacgtgacatgaatgaatgacatgtagtgtaatgtgctttgagtggtcggaagactagaaaaacgGTAtagaaatgcaagtccatttaccatatccTGTTTTCTGGAATGATTTCCCTAAATCAGACTGTCTGGAAGTTTTCCCCTGTATGTAGTTTGTCGCCTGTGCACAATTCCTTCTCTCTGTGTCCAGGTGTTTGGCCTGGGGTCTGTGGCCCAGGTGGTGACGGGACAGGGAGAGTTCGGACAGTACATCAGCATCAACCTTGGTTTTGGACTGGGTGTTGCTATGGGCGTTCATGTTGGAGGGAAGGTCTCAGGTATGGCAGCTGACCCTTGTACACACTAATATCAAGATTCCTTAAAAGTCATCACATGTATCATCTTGTGGCAGCCGCCCATTCTCTGGGGCTTGCTGTCATTtaccttttccctggtgtttttttggttgagttgctgagtgattagagggttattcagttcacatgttgcgcagggtgtggggactggctcttaaatgatagttgagagcagcttggtgcattcccctcttggccaatcagggtgtaacgacgccctttctgtagggcttaaaagaggagagaaactgcacacccagtgtccttctgatctctccttcactaaatgcaacatgtgttatcagccaaaccagaaactctggtctgttttaggcccttttgagattcggtgctctttgtgttttgtttattgagAGAATTGACtatcctagttggggaaacaaaataaataccattcaattgggttacctgcactaGGACGAttaggtgctatttgtgcaagAATCTGGCTTGCCTCACgatagcctaacgcctgcaggctttattttgttattctagtcatttgtttattttcactGAAACCCTTtttacccatttcttttagtgtattttatttggggaaactttaaaggagggtaaaaataaaaataaaaatatttcagtttccttaattgtttgttattgtagaggcatttgttcattattattattaaggaggcattttattttatattattatgtggatgggaactgtttttcagtcttctgcctgaacaactaaagtctggggaaaTCAGTACCGCCACAATCTGACACACATGTCTTATGCTTTATTGCTCCACCAGGGGCTCACATGAATGCAGCAGTGTCATTCACAATGTGCACGTTTGGCCGCCTTGGGTGGAAGATGCTGCCTCTGTATATTTTTGCCCAACTATTGGGGTCATTTCTGGCGGCGGGGACAATCTATGCTGTATATTATGGTGAGGGCACATTGCATGTTCAGCACTTAACACCTGAATCTTATACATTTACATATCCTTGCCCGTAAATCATTGCTGTATTTCCATATTGTTTCCATATGCAGATGCCATACATGACTATTGTGGAGGAAACCTGACTGTAATAGGAGTGAAGGCCACAGCAGGTATCTTTGCCACGTATCCTGCACCGTACCTCTCCTTGCTGGCTGGATTCATTGATCAGGTAGCCATGAAGCCGGATTAAAGGATTACAGCTACGAATCACTATCACATTCTGCACTGTCCATTTTCTTTGTTACACACAGTTATCtatgtgctgtttgttttgtgtgcgTGCCAGGTGTTTGGCACAGCTATGCTGCTGCTTTGCTTGATGGCTCTGTCCGACCAGAAGAACAAGCCGGCCGCAGCGGGCAGCGAGCCCGTCGCAGTGGGTCTCCTGGTGCTGCTCATTGGCATTTCTCTGGGCAGCAACAGCGGCTACGCTATCAACCCCACCAGAGACATCGCACCCAGGGTCTTCACTGCCATAGCAGGCTGGGGGCCCGACGTGTTCAGGTACACAAGGAGGATGTTTTGGCTTTTAGAGGAGGATTTGCTGTATGGCTCTTGAACTTTAGGGGTCAGTCGAGGACGAAACATCTAGGTTAATTATTAAATGACCTGTGTAGTTTGTCCACACACATTAAGAGGGTATTACTAGTTGTTTCTAACAATGCAAATGGAAAAACtgctttatttaaaggtcccatattgtaaaaagtgagataaTCAtgtctattttttattataaagc
This portion of the Sebastes fasciatus isolate fSebFas1 chromosome 1, fSebFas1.pri, whole genome shotgun sequence genome encodes:
- the aqp7 gene encoding aquaporin-7, whose translation is MKDFVQSVELGVSQRKRLDVTRPRVWLRNEFVRVGLAESLCTYVMMVFGLGSVAQVVTGQGEFGQYISINLGFGLGVAMGVHVGGKVSGAHMNAAVSFTMCTFGRLGWKMLPLYIFAQLLGSFLAAGTIYAVYYDAIHDYCGGNLTVIGVKATAGIFATYPAPYLSLLAGFIDQVFGTAMLLLCLMALSDQKNKPAAAGSEPVAVGLLVLLIGISLGSNSGYAINPTRDIAPRVFTAIAGWGPDVFRAGNGWWWVPLVAPPIGGVLGAGLYRVLVEMHHPPVYEQGEGSVEKFEEETAPLEKQENICANAYV